CCTGCAGCCCAGCTGTCGCCGCGGCGCCAGGACCTCATCCCTGTTGCATCGGGACCTTGCCTTCCCTTCCTGCACCGAGTTGCGCGCACGGGTCAGGGGTTTCTTAGCCACAGAAGCTTAATCCTCCTTTCGGCCGCCGGTTCACGATCGTTTGGCTGTCTTGTACCTGTCAGACTGTCAAAAGTGGGTAATGGCTGCAGACCAGTACTTCCCGGCCGAGAATCACGGACGTCAACACAGACCTTTGTGGTCTGTATCCAGAGGATCCTTGCGTCGGGGACGCAGATGCTGGAGTCGCGAAGGCTGCTTCCCAGCCTGGAGATAGCGTTCTCAGGTTGTGAGCTACTGCAAGCTCAAGGATCGTTAACTTCCTCACGGTACGGATGTGTCTCACGGTTTCACGTTCCAGGCGCAGACGGGAGCCAACGAAGGTCCATCCTCCCATCTTGGTCCTGGATGTGATCTGGGCTTCAACCACCACAGACTGGTTGACcaaagcttataaaactgTTCGGTATCCCACCGGAAGAGAACGTCTTTTTGGAGCATCAGACAAGGATCTTAAGAACAATAGCTTGGTTATTCCCAAAGCCTCAATACTTTCTTCGAAAACCTTCAGACCCTTCGTCTGTTATCTTCACATCAAAATGGTTACCATGCGCCTGACCCTTGCTCTCTTCGCCCAGGCGGCCATCATTACTGCCGTACCTCTCCAGCCTATCCGAATCATCCAGATCGAGGAGAGAGCTGCAGGTGATCTTGACACCATTGAGCGTGCTCTGGCTCCCGTCTCCGAATCACTTGCCAACGTCGATGCTGCAGTCCTCTCTTTGGATGGAGGCCCAGTCACGGCAAACAACCTTCTCATCTTCTCTCAGCAAGCCCAGGTGGCTACCGACCAGGCCACAGTCGACATACAGTCTGCTGGTGACCTTAGTGCCTTCAGAGCTGCCAGGCTTCGCCGCACTACCGACGCTCTCATCGATCAGACGACTGTCACTGTGAACGACCTAGTCTCCCGCAAGCCTGTTCTTGACAACCTTGGCGTCAGTGGTGTTGCATTGGAGTCCCTCCAGAGGCAGAAGATTTCCAGCATGGCATTGACGGCTGCGCTTGAGGAAAAGGTTCCCAGAGTCGGGCAGAGAATCGCAGCTGAGGGCAGGGCTCAGATCGAGTCCGTGATGGACCAGGCAATCGCAATCTACTCTGAGCCCGCCGTCGCTGCTGTCCCGGCTGTTGCTCCTCCTCCTGCTACGCCTGCCAACCCCAACGCCATCCCTATCGCAGTTCCTCCTGCCGCTGCTCCTCCTGCCGCTGCTGTTCCTGCACCCCCGGCCGCTGTCCCTGCTCCTCCTGCAGCTGCTCCGGCCCCTCCTGCTGCCGCGCCAGCATGGCCCGATCAAGCTCCTCAACCtcctgccgccgccgtcccGGCTGCTGACCCCAACGGTGCTGTTCCTCAGGCTGGAACTCCTCCTCCCGTTGCGGCTCCTCAGCCGGCGCCCGCAGTCGCTGCTCCTCCCGCTGTTGCCCCCGCTCCTGCTCCTGCGGTCCCCGTCGCTACAGTTCCCCTGGTAGCTCCCGTCCCGCCTCCCCAGATCACACCTGTTTCCGGCCGCAAGGCCCTCaaggacaagaagaagaaggcgtcAAGAATCAACGCGGTTGAGGTCGAGGGCGAGACTGCTGAGCAGTAAGCGTATCTATCAGTGATGATTATGAAATTGGAGTTTCAAGGTACCACAGGTGCAGGAATTGGATTGAATGGGTTTACTCCAGAATGCTATAATATCATCAAAAATAGAATGATCTAATGCATATTAATGCACATCACAAATGTTTGCTTGAGAAAGCATATTCATCACTCAGTGAAAGCCTCATAGAGTCATAGACCAATTGCGCGTGGTCTCGACTCTCCCAGCCCTGCCACCCTAGACAAACTAGCTATACGTGAAAGTAAGCTAAGAGCGCAGGGAAGTGCAAGATTGAGACTGAGCGTACATAAAGTTCGATGCCATTGACTGGGCAGATGCTACCCTACTGCAAAACACGGCATTGCAGATCACAACAGCGCCATACATAAAACACACAAACAATTTCAATTGTGCAGCAGCAGAAGCAGCAGCGCGGCGCTAATGCAGGAGCTCAGCGACGCTAGAGATTATCGTGACTAGTTCCTCGCGGATTTTCGCGACGGATGGCTCCGCGTCGACGACGGTCAGCTTTTTTGCGTTTGCGGAAGTCGTCTACCACAAGGGAGGTTGTGGTTTCGAAGGTGAGGAAGCGGTTTCGGATTGCTTGCATCTGGTCGTCGAATCGGCCGCGGGGGAGGAGACGATGGAAGGTTGTTTCTGGAGAGCATTGCAGTGCGAGGAGGGGGGTTATGGGGCCGATGAGGGCTTGGAAGTGCGTTGATTGTTCTATTGATCTTGGGAATCCTTTTGGTTTGGGTTTGGGTCACCTTCTGTGTTACAGAATTCCCGGGGGGTTGCAGAAGCAGCTTATCATCCAGAATGAACACTCTTGTGCCACCCTCCATCAACTTTGTGATTCGACCTTTGAGAATAGCCATTGTGATTTCAATCGGACCTATTGTGCCTGCAAGCATGTTTGCTCTGATGATGTCTGCGTGGGGGCCTTCTTCCCCGCGTTCCATCTCCTCGCGGAGGACGTCGCCGATGCTGATGTGCGAGAGGTTGTATTTCTGAGAGAGGAGGCGGCATTGCGTGGCTTTGCCTGAGCAAGGTCGGCCTAGTATGCTGATCACGACAGGCACTGGTTTATTTGGTTCCGGTTGATGTTTTTCCATGTGGTTCTTCCATAGTGTAGGTATCGTATGGATTGGAGCTTCAGGACAACATATTATTGATCCTGAAAAGCTGAGAAAGCATCACCGCATCGGAAAAAAACTACGAAGTTTTGCAATTTGACGAATTGAAATCATCAAGGTTGTGGGGTTAATTCTTGATCAAAGAGGTTCAATTAAGGTTGTGTTGGTTTTCGTTTCTGTTGGTTTGGTGTTTTGTTGGTTCTCTCGTTTCGCGTGATGCAAATACCCATGCTTGCCACCTCTGGCCGGGCAGAACACGATTGAATATCATCTGGTTCAAGTCATGTTCAATTTGGAGATGTGGCCCAAGCTATTTTGTCATTTCTTGTTGTCTCTTTCACGAGTTCCTTGATTTGTGTGGTTCAATGTCACCACACAGGAGGGTAGATGTTTGCTGGTGCAACCTCAAGTGAGGTTCGGGAGTTGACAAGATGACGGGGGTTTCCTAGGCGAACAACTGGGATGTCCGCTGCTCGCAGTGGTTGATGCAACGTGGGGGTTCGAATATTTCCCCTTCTGGGATCCCGCGGGCCCTCGGTTCCTCCTCGAACCACGGGAACCTCCAAACAACGGGCAGTCAAAAACTCGAGTCCCCTCTTATCGCCAACCACGCATGAACCGGCCCATAATTAAGGCTTGTGTTAAGTGCAGGTTAGGCGCCAGTTGAATATGTGTTTCAACGACGAATAATCGTGATGGGTGAACGGCATTAGGCTCTCTTGCGTTGATGCCTAGGGAGGGATGATTACTTAAGCTCTAAGGTGACGGTCGGGAGAAATCCGAAGGTCCGGGAGCAGGCCAGCGCACGGATACAACATTCACAATAGTGTCGTTTTTTGTTTTTTTCATAAAAGATATCACCGACAGAACATTGCTTTTGTACGCCCCGGGAATGAGACTCGAACGTTGGAAACCGAGCACGATCAGCTGAGTGAGATCGAGCCCAATCAACCATTTTCCTGGACAAATACCCCTCAAATGAACAATGGGATTACCCAGTGGCCACAATACCAAGCATGTAATCTGGCCTGAGGTCCACGTCATCTGGACTTTTGAACTCCAAAGTTCCCCTTTCCTTGGCCGGAGATCCATCTTGGACGGAGTTCCAGACCTCGTCATAACGCCGGTCCACGATGCTTTACATATGCAACAGGACTAGATGGGAATAAGTTCGAACTCTTGGCTACACACACCAACGCCAAAGTACTCCAAAGTTCTCCAAATCACTCCAATATCATTGGAGATGAGTACGCAGCCCCGTTTGCCCCCGTATCCTCCTCACCGGTTGAAAAAGGGGGCAAAAGGAAAGGAAGAAAAAAGCAAACCAGATTGTACGGTTTACCAGAAACGAACAATATGACGCCGAGTGGCTTTTTCCCGACTTTTTTGCTGAATCCCCGATGGGGCCCTTGGCTGTCGTGACCCTTGACTGCATCCGGGGTCCCGGTCCAACGAGGGTCCCTTTCACTCCTTATCAATTATCTCATCGTCAAAGCTCAACGCTCAACTGCCGTTCAGCCCCTTTCCCGAGAACAGCCAGCTGAGCTCCCAGGCTCCCAGCCCAGGGAAAAAATTAACGGGATACGGGATCGGCACGCACGACTCGACCTGACATTTCCCTTTCCCTCCCTTCCCACCCCAGTTCTTCAAAGCGCCACTGCCCACTATGAGGCCCTCGCGCCCAAGCGAGATGATGGCATGCCATCAGATTCATAAAATCCCACGAGGACCGTAGGCCCCGGTACCGAAGCTAGACAGGCCCCCTTCGAAGCGCTCTTTAAAGTTCCTGAGCCGCCGTCCCGGGACTACTACATCTCAGGGCCAGTTCCCAATCCCACATGTTGATCACCTTCCCTTTTACTCCTTCATACATCGCACTCTTCTGATACTAAGAAGGACCTGCGACTGACAAAGATGGGTCTCATTTCACAACTGTACAGCCTTCGTTGGCTCTTTGCGGCGATCTTGGTAGCTGTGTACGTCGGCCACAAGATCAGGACGTATAATCGACTCCGAGCGTTCAAGGGCCCGGTCCTGTGCGGCTGGACGGAGGCGTGGCATGCCTGGGCGATTCTGACTTTCAAGTCTCACCTGAAGTACGATGAAGTATGCAGGAAATACGGTGAGCCTCTCTTCCTTCCCATCCGTTAGGGTTTCTACCCCAAGTCCTCTTCACCGTCTTCTTCCTTACAAGCGTCGTGATCGGCCATGCTGCCAAGTTCACGACATGGCCCGAGCTGAACATGAAGGAAAGCCCAATGCTGAACCCATCCTCTTAGGGACGATCGCTCGCGTCGGGCCGAACGACCTGATCACATCTTCGCCCGAGCTTCTCGTCTACATGAGCGGCATCCGGTCGCCGTACACGCGAACGGAGTGGTACTACCGCGCGTGCCGGCACATGTCAGAGAACGATCACGTCTTTAGTGAGATGGACGAAGAGAAGCACAGGGTGCTGAGGCAACGGATGGGAGCCGGGGTACGTTTTTGACGATCTTCACTTACCTAGTCTGATACGGACCATGCCAGTACTGACGAAACCACCATCAAAGTATTCTGGAAAAGAGAACCTGGCGCTAGAGGACTCGGTCGACACACACGTGTCGGAGCTGGTCCAGCTCATCCGGTCAAAGTACATGTCCACAGAGTTCGCGGCGCGACCCATGGACCTGGCCATGAAGATGCAGTACCTCACGCTCGACGTCATCAGCAACATCAGCTACGGCAAGCCCTTTGGCGACCTGCGCGCCGACGAAGACATGTTTGGCGTCGCCGAGTCAGCCGAAGTCGGCATGACAATCTTCACGTACAAGATCGGCCTCGGCCTCTACAAGATCCTGCAGAAGCCCATCGTGGCACGCCTCCTCGGCCCCAAGGAGACGGACGCCTCGGGTTTCGGCCGCATGTTCGCCAACGGCCGCGCCATCATCAAGGAGCGCCTGGCGCGCGACACGGAGAAGCGGTCCGATATGATTGCGTCGTTTATCCGGCACGGCCTCAGCGAGGACGAGATCCTCTCCGAGACGACGCTGCAGATGATTGCCGGGTCCGACACCACCGCCGCGTCGCTGCGCATCATCATGCTCTACCTCCTCACCCATGCCCGCGTCTACGCGAAGCTCCAGGCCGAGATTGACGCCTACGTCAGGGACGGGCAGGTTGGGTCTCGGCCGTCGGGCATCGTCTCGGACACGGAGAACAGGCGGATGCCGTACCTGCAGGCCGTTATCAAGGAGGGCATGCGTGTGCATCCGCCCGTGACGAACATGGATCCCAAGCGGGTGCCGGACGGAGGCGACACGGTTGTCGTGAACGGCGAGTCGGTGTTCTTGCCCGGCGGGACAAACATCAATGCCGCGGCGTGGCTGATGCACCTAAACAAGGAGATTTTTGGCGAGGACGCGGACGAGTTCCGGCCTGAGCGGTGGTTGCTGGAGGAGGACGAGAGGCGGTTGGTGAATATGCATCGGGTGCATGAGCTTATCTTTGGATATGGAAAGTATCAGTGCCTCGGCCGGCCCATTGCGATGATGGAGATTGGCAAGACCATTTTTGAGGTAAGCCGAGCACGGCATCCCTTCGCGCACCTTCTGAATGACCTGTGAGCTGACATATCGAACAGCTAATGCGCAACTTTGACTGGTGTCTTGCGAGACCTGACACACCATGGAAGGAAGCGAACCACGCCGGCGTCTTCACCCACAACGATATGTGGGTGCTCGCTTCCGAACGTCCACAGTTTCAATGAGTCAATCTCGTGTTCAATGGGTATTGGGGTGACGGAGTCTAGGAGTAGGTCAAAGAGATCCAAATAAACGGACTCGGTAATGGGAACATTGGGATTCGGGGAAACAGAACCCTAGATGGCTGGCTAAGTCTGTTGTCGTTTGGCTGGCGCGCGTTTGGGGTTTGGAGCTGTGTGTTTCCGGACTAATTGACGGCCGGCGGAATTCAGTTTGATAGATCGTAGCTGCGGTGCAGCCCGGGGTTCAGTGCCCAGCCTAGCCGATCGCGGTCTGACAGCCGCCGGGTGGCTTAAGCGATGGTGAGGGATGTTTATGCAGTCAGCAGATAACCACCAATGGGCATTTATCTGTTAACCCACATGAAATCGTATATAAACCTAGGCATTCCCCTCAATGATTACAGATATCCATCTTGCGATACTATTTTCAAGAGACTTGATAGTATCAGGCTCAACTATCCATACAAGAACTCCAAGCACGAGAGGGCCCCTTTCGACCAAAAGCGCCAAATCTGTCAAATTCCCCCACGGAACCTATATTTAGCTCAAGAACCGTAGCCATGGGTCAAACGCAAAGTATCTCGGCAGAGATTGAAATCCAGGCCCCGCCGTCGGCCGTGAGATCAGTGGTAAGGACCCTGTGAAATAGAGCGAACCCGAAGCGCATTTCGGACAAATGATGGAAACTTCCATGGAAGCTCTGTGCTGACTTTGCGTCTAATTAGTTTCTGGAGTTCAGCAAATACAAGCAGTGGAGCCAGAAGTGGACTATCGAGCCGACTGAGCCGGGCAAGGATCCCTCGGAGCTCAAGGATGGCGATAAGATCAAGGTTGACATGGGAGGCATGGCGTTCAGTCCAGTCATTGTGGTAAGGAGTTCTCAGTTCTTCTCCGCCAGATGGGCTTTGCTGTCTACAGTGAGGTGGTCGTGATTGAGTTGACTGACTCTCTTCGAATGACTAGGAAAACACAAGTGAGACGCTCCATTGGGTGGGGTCAGTTCCGCTCTTGTTCACTGGCAAACATGAGTTTTGGTTCAATCCGAGTGAGCAAAACTCCGGAGGCACCAGGTTCATCCAGGTCGAGGAAATTCGTGGCCTTTTAGCGTTTATTATGGCACCAATATGGGGGTTCAGGCAGAAGGTTCTTTTTGGATGGAACCAGTTCAATGAAGATCTGAAGAAAGAAGTCGAGAGTCGCCCGTTCTGAGATGTCACCTGTCTCGATCGTTTGACTTTCATTAAGTACTTGAAGAGGCATGAGAGGGACAAGTTCAAGGTTGGCCAGAAGCTCTAAATATGACTGAAATGAACTTTTGGTAAATGAAAGGCTATTTTCTCAAAGCAATTTACATCCAAATTTGAGTAAGAAGGCGCATTTTCTACACCAATCAAACTCTTTGTCGCCAACTGTAGTGCTCCTTCGGATCTCTCAGTAAGTCCCTCATATCCTGCACCTGCTTTGCTCGTGGACCCTTCTCCAGCAAGAATTGCTCCTTAGCAAGCTTAGCATACTCGAGAGCCTCCTTTTCCATTCCCAAGGAGTTATAATTCAACGCAGCAAGTCTGAAAGCATCCGACCCGTGAGACTGGTCAAGCTGCTCTTGCCGGTAGAGCGAAATGAGCTCCTCAATCATCTCCTCGTCGACCTTTGCACCGTTCCAGTGACTCATTTGCTGCTCGATTTGCCACATTTTACCGAGGCGTTGATCAGAAGAGCGGATGAAGGCCTCGGAGAGACTGCATTGCTGACAGGTACAGCCGAAGCCCCAGTTGCGCTGAGCTCGATCTTGTCGGACGGCGCGGGAGCTGAGGGAGTCGACGTAGGAAATTGTGAGTTCCTCGCCGGGCTGAATGTCTTTTATGGCGTGTGTGTAGTGCCGCATATCTGAGTCGTCGATGTAGAAGGCAACGCTGGGCTGTGTTAGGTACATGGAATAACATAATATGTAGCTCATGAGCCACAACAAAACTTGGGTCACTCACTTTGGCCTACAATCGTGATTGTAACGCGAGACTTCTGGGTAATTCCCAAAGTGATGACCATCTCTGATCCCAAGGCCAAGCTCAAATGAGTTGGTGTGCATGATATCGTGCACCTTGTGTCCCGTAGATTGATGCTCGCGAGACTGACCCATCTGCGCCATGAAAGCCtttcgagtatctcgcggaAGCTTTCCGGCGGCAACATCAAGCAGACGGTACTGATTCTCCAGATCAATATCATCAACGAACCTGCGGTGCACAACAACAGCCGGCGGATGAGCCATGATCCGCTGCCCGCGCCGAATGTGCTGGTTCGCAATAACACCCAGCCCCTTGCCGGGCATCTCCACCACGCGGAACAGCTCGCTGTCGCCCTCACCCTTGATCGACTCTTTTGCAAAAGCCGCTAGATGAGACGCCTCTTCGGCGTTGTACGCCGTGCTCACGAGGACGATGCCGCGGCCATTGGCGAAGGATGGCCGCGAGTAGGCGCAGTACGCTCCCGCGCAGGAGTGAGGGCCTTGCCAGCCTTCGTCCGAACGCCAAATGTCCTTCTTGGGCGGCTTCGCAGTCCGATTTCCGGCGAGATTGTCCAGGGCAGGCGACCCTCCAGAGGTCAAGATTGTGGGTTTGCTGCAGGCGAGTTGGGAGTCTGGGAGAAGCGGGCTTGCGGCGCATGATTCGAATAAGGGGACTTGGGTCTTGAAGCCTAGTGTTTGGCCAAAGGCCAGGCCTGCGAGAAGCATGCGTATACTCATTTTGATAGTCGTTGGTTTTGTGTTTGATGATTTTGGTAAGAAGGGAAAGTTCGGTCTGATGTATTTTCGCGTCGCTGTAGAGAAGAAAGCTCGGGACGACCCTCGATGGCTGTTCTTGATGTTTCAAGGGCGCGTTTCAAGATCGCCGCACCAAGGTCCGTGGGTCGCATGCAAGTTCTGAGCTTGTTGCACACCTTAAACGCGAAGAACTCCTGGGGATGTGGGGCCTAATTGATTATTTTCCTCGATTGTTATACCTAAATCAGTAATTTGCTCTTACTTGCTGCCGATGGTCGTGTAAGTTGATAGGGGCATCTTACATGCGCGGCTACGTTGACAACTTTGTATACATCATCAAGCTGAGGTACGAATTAATGTTGGGGAGGAAACACAATCTGGGCATGGTCGCTACAGTAATCAGAAGTTCAAATAAATTACCTGATAGAACTTGTTAAGTTGTCGTCAAGAAGAAATAAGCGGCCTTTTCCAGAACTGTTTTGCCGCCCGCTTTGTAAGTGGCTGTCAACCGTCATCACCGAGTGGTCTAGAAATGGGACGTGCCGTAGCTCAGACTCCGTGCATTCTGTCATATTCATTGCAGCGTGGGTACTAACCATCATCTTCCTTTAAATCTACTAAGTTTTTGATAAAGATTTCATTGGAGT
This is a stretch of genomic DNA from Colletotrichum lupini chromosome 10, complete sequence. It encodes these proteins:
- a CDS encoding cytochrome P450 — encoded protein: MGLISQLYSLRWLFAAILVAVYVGHKIRTYNRLRAFKGPVLCGWTEAWHAWAILTFKSHLKYDEVCRKYGTIARVGPNDLITSSPELLVYMSGIRSPYTRTEWYYRACRHMSENDHVFSEMDEEKHRVLRQRMGAGYSGKENLALEDSVDTHVSELVQLIRSKYMSTEFAARPMDLAMKMQYLTLDVISNISYGKPFGDLRADEDMFGVAESAEVGMTIFTYKIGLGLYKILQKPIVARLLGPKETDASGFGRMFANGRAIIKERLARDTEKRSDMIASFIRHGLSEDEILSETTLQMIAGSDTTAASLRIIMLYLLTHARVYAKLQAEIDAYVRDGQVGSRPSGIVSDTENRRMPYLQAVIKEGMRVHPPVTNMDPKRVPDGGDTVVVNGESVFLPGGTNINAAAWLMHLNKEIFGEDADEFRPERWLLEEDERRLVNMHRVHELIFGYGKYQCLGRPIAMMEIGKTIFELMRNFDWCLARPDTPWKEANHAGVFTHNDIISAEIEIQAPPSAVRSVFLEFSKYKQWSQKWTIEPTEPGKDPSELKDGDKIKVDMGGMAFSPVIVENTSETLHWVGSVPLLFTGKHEFWFNPSEQNSGGTRFIQVEEIRGLLAFIMAPIWGFRQKVLFGWNQFNEDLKKEVESRPF